In Magallana gigas chromosome 1, xbMagGiga1.1, whole genome shotgun sequence, the sequence AAAACGCCAAAGGCTTGCTCCACGACAACCCTTGATCTTCTGTGTGACCGGTTATATCGATCTTCTCCCCGGCAACTTGGACGATTGACTGGTGTTAAAAGCCACGGTCGAAGAGGATAACCGGAATCGCCCAGAAGCCACCCATCAACCTGACCACTCTCGAAACGTCTGGCTATGGAGGAATTGGCCCAGACAAAAGCATCATGTGTTGAGCCTGGCCATTTACTGACAATGCTCAGAAATCTGAATAAAGATTAATGTTATAAATTACAACTGATGTCTCACGATTACAAAcccctttacatgtataaagccgttgaacattttcaaaatcagaTAAGTCGAAGATTACCCTtccattttctttatataattcTTTTATGGAAGTTATTGCTATATAAAtactaatatttaaacatttttagtaTTATTCTGCCCCTCGTATCAATTAGTTCTAAATCATTGTAATTTATAAggaaattattaattttttcttatgcTAAAAAAACTTCATAgtaatataaatatgatttatatgtaTTCAATACACCTTCTCCATactttttcataattaaataattacatgCAGCTACATTTTTCAGTTTATACTTTGACCTTGGATTCGTAGCTTATCAAATATGTAATGAataggaaatatttttatttaacactgcgacatttaagtccggacTTCAAGTTTCATACCCTTTCTGTAATATATAAACTAAGTTTTGAAATACTTAATGAAAATAATCACATTTATATACTAAAGTAATTAACATTTACTTCATGTCAGCATCAACTATTGCCTGGACATTGATTGAATGATAGCCCTTCCGACATATGTAAAGGTGCTCGTCTGTAGAAGGTGCAGTTATTGCGATGTGGGTCCCGTCGATGGCTCCTAACACATTGGGAAATCCAGCGATGGAGTGGAAATCCACCTTCGTCCTGGTTACGTCAATGTCATTGGTTGGAAATTTGATGTTTTGCAGTGATGCACTCAAGGCATTTGTTACATCTTCGACGGatctaaacaaaattttacatcGCACTGAAGAACTATTACAGAATTATATAGTGAATATATGTGCACCCTTCTGCAATTAAAATGTCGATTTTTGCGAATATAGAATATATCAAACTAtgtgctatttttaaaatcacaaaattacTTTCTCATATcttatgctacatgtatatcgattatttttatcaaaattatgtaataattaaataagTGTAGTTGTTAAATTAGACACACCCGTGAACTTTCACTCGCAGCATAAGAACACTGTGTTCATAGTAAATTTCTGAATGAAAATTTCATAACCTGCAAACGGAGGACTTAGAAATTCCTAGCGTGTCCCCAATCAGTCTCTGCTGGGTGCCAGAACCAAGGAAGCGCAAAGTTGCAAAGACTTGCAGAGATACAGGAAGGCTGACCGATCGCTGGGTGGGCCTCTCTAAGCGGTCTTTAACCAAATCGATGATGGAAATGATGGATTGCCTGTCTAATCGATAACGCTGAATGATTTCAAGGTCGTCGTAGGCGTCAAGGGGATTCTGTCTGTCCCTAAAAATGCGCTGCCGCCTCAAATCCCGTCGCACTTGCTCATCAATAACCCTCATGAACGCCGCCATTTTGATAAACTAACGCTGAGAAGTAATTTTACGTCACCTCCGAGATGACGTAGAGTTACGACGTAACTTACGATGCAACGTGAATTAAGACGCTTTCGTGAAACGCCGAAATTTTGCTACGAACTACTTACGTCGCAGTTACGTACTACGTAAGATTTACGATGCTTTTGTGAAACGGTTcccaggaaattaccgtaattatagtgaataaaatagttgtgagcattcatccaaataagtgcaatttacaactgtttcctgtatctgaagaaatgtccttattcgtcagctgttctttatcttagcctttggcaattgcaagattttgagaggattttggtcatttcagcaggaTCCGGTTGCACGAACGTTAGTTAAATTTAACTAGCCGTTAACTTGACGTTAACGTGACGTTAAAATTAACGGCGAGTTAAACGGGTTGCTCAAAAGTTAACAAGCTGTTAAAGCTTAGTTTATTATCTAATTTAACTTAAAGATTTAACTCAGGTTACCTAggtacattaaatatttaattgaacattaaaatcaaaatggcggaTCTGTTGTTATTTGGAAACGTGTTTGtggagaagaaaaaaagaaactacAGAGAGAGAATAGAAATGACAGACTTGAGCGACACGCAAATCCGATCCCGATTTCGATTTCGACGAGATTCGATTACGTATATTTCGGACATTGTGCGTTATGATCTGCAGAGAGCAACAAAACGAAGTCAGTCCATATCGGTGGAAATGCAGGTACTTGTTATCAGAATACACattcataaaattataacaatatcatcacaaaataatcattatactaccatatatatataaacacatacTGGACCAATTATTAAAATGCTAAGTTACATGCAAAGTGGGGTTTTATGCTTTGTATATTGCATACCTATAAATTTGACGCATCGGGCCGAGAGATACATATCTCTTTTTATCCTTGGTAAACTGtttattaaattgtttatgaaatgaaaattgtcgatcttaaattatacatattatcaatgcaaacatctagaaagaaaaatgaaaacgtTAGCAAAtatgaacgctgtaaaatgacgtcatttttgaTACTTTGATTATGACGTCAGTTCTTTATAAATACAAGGATTGCTAACATCGATGATAGTACCATGTGCCCCCTCTGATCCTATTCAAAAACAcgtgaaaaaatacatgttacaTAAAACTATATCAAACCTTGCAGGTTATGCTGGCTCTACGTTTTTATGCCTCTGGAAGCTTTTTGGAAGTTATCGGAGATACCATGGGGTTTGATAAAAGTACAGTCAGCAGGGCTATCGACGATGTTACTAATGCACTCATTGCAAAGAAAGATAGATTTATAAAATGGCCTAATCATGAGGAAATTTTGAAATCCAAGCAAAATTTCTTTTCACGGGGTGGATTTCCAGGAGTAATTGGCTGTATAGATGGAACCCATGTCCGAATACAAGCACCTTTTGAAGATGAGGCCGTGTATGTGAACAGGAAGGGGTTTCATTCCATCAATGTACAGGCCATTTGTGACCATGAAGGTACTTACTTTATTATAGTCTACATATATTATCTCATTACAAATTGGTTAAATAGAGAGTATATTAAACTCAGATAGAAAACCtatcataatttttcataacacCTTCAACAGGGAAATTCATTAACATTGATGCTCAGTGGCCTGGCAGTACCCACGATAGTCACGTATTTCGGACATCCGAGGTGTGTACCTTCTTGGAAGAAAACCACCGTGGTGTCGAAGATGGCTACCTCATTGGTGACAGTGGCTATGCGTGTTCTAGGTTTTTAATTACGCCTTATCTACATCCTGCAAACCTGTCAGAGGAAGCATTTAATACGGCTCATTGCCGTACACGCAACGCTGTAGAGAGAGTCTTTGGTTGGTGGAAAAGAAGGTTCCACGTCTTGCATAGCGAAATCAAGATGAAGCCTGCAAAAGTCTGTAAAATAATTGGTGCCTGTGCCATTCTGCACAACATCGCCATATCTCTTAAGGAAGAGATGGATGATGAGGATGAAGAAGACGTCAACGCCGCTGTTCATTTGGCTTATCGGGGACCTGAGGACGGAAGAGCAATCAGGAACTTTATAACCAGGACCTACTTCTAAAATGaatgcataacaaaaataaattttgagaaCCCTTCATATTATTTATGTAATGATTTAAAACTGCAACTGTTTTATAAGTAGTACatgcatgctttttttttattcgtcaGTTATGGCTTGTAGTGCTAGCAAAGCATTTTCATTCTGAGTTACAGTCTGCTTCAGGCATTCGATCTGCAGCGCCAGCTTCGAATTCTGTAATTCCATATTCTGCTTCTCGAGGTCCGCCCGTTCGAGGTCCTTCTGTAGCTTCATGTTCTGCAGTtcgatgttttttttctgacaGCATAGAACCTTGAGAATGAtcattttctatataaaatacgACAATGTAATATGTGTCGTTTACTGCTGatctcttttttaaaagtgttaataaatatatcatttcttatccagcaaattaaaatcagtaaactaCATGTGAGAAGTACAATTTCCAACGACAGTATGAAACCAGGATAAATGCACAATGCTTATTATTTTACCTCATACTGCATCTTCTGAAGCTGTTCAAATGAgatctttcttctttttatctGCACATGAGAAGTAGTTTTATCTCCTTCgctataatttaaaaaagcaaagaaaaaagtaaGTGAATTAgctattaatatatatatatgtgtgtaaaaATCTGTATCATCAACCGATTGCATGGTTACTCAATTCACTTACTGATTAACCTATTAGGAATTTACATGACAAGACAACAGATTCTAATTAAAGTTGGAATTGTAAAACCGCTCCTCTATATATACAATATGCTATATATAAGCGTACGAGCGGTTTTCTAAGTCTAATCTTAATTAGACTGAATTTAACGTAGTCTTATAAAATTATGTACACACACATGTAAATGAACTATATACGCAGCATTCAAGTTGCACAATACCTTGCAATGTTTGGTTCACTCGTGCATGCAGACTCAACTGCCTGTTCCGCTACTTCCTCCGTGCTAGGTGCCGTTGCCTTTAGACTGAAATCGAGGGTAGAACAAGTGGACTCGAAGGTAGAACTGCTGGTCGAAGCGGATTTGGGAGAGGAGGGCATCTCTGCTATAGCAAACACATTAGATTAAAATCAacacatacataattatatctTATTCGATTGTGTGTTTACCtcactttttttttgttcatgataAACTTTGCCTATCTAGACCGATTCAGAAAACAGTCCAATTAGAAGGGGGGAAATCTATGCATAAAAcgtacaattttaaattgtttaaaacattatttggaTAGGTAGGGGAGACGATCAAACCCATCGGAGGTAGACTTCATTTCACTtcatttgagagagagagagagagagagagagagagagagagagagagagagagagagagagagtactcATTActcaaaatcaaaaacaaaaagcgGGAGCCTATAATTTGGTTCACTACCGAAGGCCGAGTATAATTGGAATGCGTGCAACTTTGCAGACCTTTTCTTTCCATGCTGCCGTTTGtgcaaagtaaaatttcattagtACTgtgtttttaatcaaaataaacatcatCGGTACCATATATGctttatattctttttaaagacaTAAATCATAAATCGGGTGAAATCAAAAGAAGTACtcactttatatattttgttttatcaggaGTTAATAAGAAATAAGAGATGAAGAGGGATGGGGCgctgaaaaattacatttatatggAATGTTAATTCTagacaaaattttaaacattttttttctaaaattccaTGCATCTGGTGACTTTTTACAGTAGTTTTTATGCATGTTAAAGAACAAACAGAACCTTTGGACAGAAATGCAAAAAATAGTAATTTATTTGGAGATGATAGTAATGCTTATTCGACTGAGTTCGAGTTCATGGAGTTGAGAAATTGTATTGAAGACTTTagtgtaccccccccccccccctaccccaAAAGAAAACTCCTGATACTCCTTTCTTCACATTTTCTGTCTTCTTCCTCAGAGCATTTCCAACTTCCAACAGACATTCTGTATTGAAACTGATTTTTAACCGCGTTTGTTAAATTGGTTTGTTAAATTGGACACCGCTCATCGACGGTCATCGTCAACACTTTCACATGGATGTTTATTACCGCACGGACTTTATTTCTTAGCCATTTTTGGTCACAAATGAATGCATTCAAACAACATATATTGTTTGTACAGGCACAAATACAGcgataaatgaaataaagagttCAAGGAGTGcaatatacattataaaataccTTTTATTCCTTGAGTTGtgtgtataattttattaataaatagtaTTTAATAATATCAATGTTTCAATCACccaattttatcataattatagtTTAGACAGCTCAGTTTAGCAATACCCCCACCCGCTTTTTACTCTTTATAATATCGAAAAGGTTAGGTATACGCAcaagtatagaaaaaaatcttgacataTGAACGCATGTAAAtagatgaaaataaagaaaattggtAAATTCAAATGCGTGTCTTAATAAATGTCTCAAATTTTCTTACACTTGGGTTAATTTTGCGAAAGGAATTTGATATATCTTTTGATTGTCATTATAGTCAGATTTTATGACAATCGATAAATTTCATTGTTCTATATAAATTTGATAGTTTTGTGAAATCCAGCTCTGATTGATTAAGAATTTGACTTCAGAAATACTATGCTTatgtcctttccgatatatttcattttatcaaataaaatatacaacatgactactttgtcatgttgtatatcttatttgatgaaattaaatatatcggaaaggacagataattatgttaattaacagtgtttaattaaatgtatacaaGTTAAATTGTTTAGTGTAGAATATTAGTAGAGGAATTTTTA encodes:
- the LOC105348257 gene encoding putative nuclease HARBI1; amino-acid sequence: MADLLLFGNVFVEKKKRNYRERIEMTDLSDTQIRSRFRFRRDSITYISDIVRYDLQRATKRSQSISVEMQVMLALRFYASGSFLEVIGDTMGFDKSTVSRAIDDVTNALIAKKDRFIKWPNHEEILKSKQNFFSRGGFPGVIGCIDGTHVRIQAPFEDEAVYVNRKGFHSINVQAICDHEGKFINIDAQWPGSTHDSHVFRTSEVCTFLEENHRGVEDGYLIGDSGYACSRFLITPYLHPANLSEEAFNTAHCRTRNAVERVFGWWKRRFHVLHSEIKMKPAKVCKIIGACAILHNIAISLKEEMDDEDEEDVNAAVHLAYRGPEDGRAIRNFITRTYF
- the LOC117681012 gene encoding myb/SANT-like DNA-binding domain-containing protein 4 isoform X2, translating into MAVAVKRERSSNWSLAEITILTDFVEKNEEVLKAKQSNLITNVKKNSKWAEVTDLVNAVGVQRRSVEQVKFKWGNLQQGAKKTFTEARKHARKTGGGPPLKPPTAAEEKIIDLMKDRPNFSGIAGGFESSMPTTSEMPSSPKSASTSSSTFESTCSTLDFSLKATAPSTEEVAEQAVESACTSEPNIASEGDKTTSHVQIKRRKISFEQLQKMQYEVLCCQKKNIELQNMKLQKDLERADLEKQNMELQNSKLALQIECLKQTVTQNENALLALQAITDE
- the LOC105319607 gene encoding putative nuclease HARBI1; translation: MAAFMRVIDEQVRRDLRRQRIFRDRQNPLDAYDDLEIIQRYRLDRQSIISIIDLVKDRLERPTQRSVSLPVSLQVFATLRFLGSGTQQRLIGDTLGISKSSVCRSVEDVTNALSASLQNIKFPTNDIDVTRTKVDFHSIAGFPNVLGAIDGTHIAITAPSTDEHLYICRKGYHSINVQAIVDADMKFLSIVSKWPGSTHDAFVWANSSIARRFESGQVDGWLLGDSGYPLRPWLLTPVNRPSCRGEDRYNRSHRRSRVVVEQAFGVLKSRFRCLHKTGGVLDHQPTKCCKIIFVCCQLHNICIDKHLPVSDNPEELPEDENDVVYQGPVNDGKSTRDQLIRQRFS
- the LOC117681012 gene encoding myb/SANT-like DNA-binding domain-containing protein 4 isoform X1, whose translation is MAVAVKRERSSNWSLAEITILTDFVEKNEEVLKAKQSNLITNVKKNSKWAEVTDLVNAVGVQRRSVEQVKFKWGNLQQGAKKTFTEARKHARKTGGGPPLKPPTAAEEKIIDLMKDRPNFSGIAGGFESSMPTTSEMPSSPKSASTSSSTFESTCSTLDFSLKATAPSTEEVAEQAVESACTSEPNIASEGDKTTSHVQIKRRKISFEQLQKMQYEKMIILKVLCCQKKNIELQNMKLQKDLERADLEKQNMELQNSKLALQIECLKQTVTQNENALLALQAITDE